A genomic window from Desulforegula conservatrix Mb1Pa includes:
- the mreC gene encoding rod shape-determining protein MreC: MFSKKNFLICFAVIVLAATIIILSSNIKNDKSSLRGGGGYSLAVIGPIQEVLSYISSGFGYLWSSYFELVSTVEENRNLKKDLQEARQNARKCAELEITNQRLREYLNFREKIDRASIAAEIIGQDPSPWHNSLSINRGEDDGVAKGDAVVVPAGVVGQVVEVSSRYSKIMLIVDRNSAVDALVQRSRARGILKGASEGRCRLEYALRKQDIQEGDSLITSGLDGVYPKGISIGTVSKVIVKGPGVFQDIEVQPDVDFSKIEEVIVFLNSGPGESLE, translated from the coding sequence ATGTTTTCAAAGAAAAATTTTCTGATCTGTTTTGCCGTCATCGTCCTGGCGGCTACAATAATAATTCTCTCAAGCAATATTAAGAATGACAAGAGTTCTTTGAGGGGCGGAGGCGGCTATTCTTTGGCTGTCATTGGACCGATTCAGGAGGTTTTGTCATATATTTCAAGCGGTTTTGGCTATTTGTGGAGTTCTTATTTTGAGCTTGTTTCCACTGTCGAAGAAAACCGGAATTTAAAAAAGGATCTTCAGGAAGCCAGGCAGAATGCAAGAAAATGTGCAGAACTTGAAATAACAAATCAGAGACTCAGGGAATATCTCAATTTCAGGGAGAAAATTGACAGAGCCTCCATCGCTGCCGAAATAATAGGCCAGGATCCTTCTCCATGGCATAATTCCCTTTCCATCAACAGAGGCGAAGATGATGGCGTTGCCAAGGGAGACGCGGTCGTGGTTCCGGCAGGTGTAGTGGGCCAGGTGGTTGAAGTTTCATCCCGTTATTCCAAGATCATGCTCATTGTAGATAGAAACAGCGCTGTTGACGCTCTTGTTCAGCGAAGCAGGGCCAGAGGAATTCTAAAGGGTGCCTCAGAGGGTCGGTGCCGCCTGGAATATGCACTTAGAAAGCAGGATATCCAGGAAGGGGACTCATTAATAACTTCCGGTCTTGACGGAGTTTATCCCAAGGGAATAAGCATCGGTACCGTTTCAAAGGTGATTGTGAAGGGGCCGGGCGTTTTCCAGGATATTGAAGTTCAGCCTGATGTGGATTTCAGCAAGATAGAGGAAGTAATAGTTTTTCTTAATTCAGGGCCTGGAGAGAGCCTGGAATGA
- the mrdA gene encoding penicillin-binding protein 2 has product MVNLLRGPDSDWFKNRINRAMLVVVLGFLILMSRLFYLQIAEGDNFRKLSENNCIRKRTVTSPRGIVYDRNGIQLVDNRPSFDLQIIPQDARPVDSTIQKLSDYLGIPVEEFRAPLEKSKGSPSYKPVVLKKDIGWDLMSAVEVKGFDLPGIQVAVKQRRFYMEESVASHLLGYIGEVSQAELDNESLSEYKSGDSIGKAGIEKSFEKILRGKRGEELVEVNAAGMVVKVINSREAGPGDNVYLAIDVNLQKRAEALLAGKAASLVAMDISTGQILVMASSPSYDQNLFIGGISGPEWKNLVTNPLRPLENKVIQAEYPPASTYKIITAMAGLEEGVVDRNTSFFCGGQLKHGDRYFRCWKKGGHGQVDVIDAMAESCDVYFYHVGQRLGVDRIAWYAKAAGLGQLTGIDLDHEEKGLIPSSIWKRQKKKVPWHSGETLSISIGQGYDLTTPIQMLGVIAAVGNGGVRLRPHLLKMVKAPDGEVVYESKPEIIGHLPVSQANLQIIKDGLFEVVNTKRGTASIARLPDATMYGKTGTAQVIGRKGDGPERFADDQKPHAWFVAFAEKEGKPGIALSVMVEHGEHGSSGAAPIARDIIRLYFDGEGEDSPNTNDKSVDGNIESPELLIF; this is encoded by the coding sequence ATGGTCAATCTATTGAGAGGCCCTGACAGCGACTGGTTTAAAAACAGGATCAACAGAGCCATGTTGGTGGTTGTTCTTGGTTTTCTCATTCTTATGTCCAGGCTGTTTTATCTGCAGATTGCTGAAGGCGACAATTTCAGGAAACTGTCTGAAAACAACTGCATAAGGAAAAGAACAGTAACTTCTCCCAGGGGTATCGTTTATGACAGAAACGGGATTCAGCTTGTAGACAACAGGCCTTCGTTTGATCTGCAGATAATTCCCCAGGACGCAAGACCTGTTGATTCGACGATTCAGAAACTTTCTGATTATCTTGGTATTCCGGTTGAAGAGTTCCGGGCGCCACTCGAAAAATCCAAGGGTTCTCCGTCCTACAAGCCGGTCGTTTTAAAGAAAGATATTGGCTGGGATCTAATGTCTGCTGTTGAAGTCAAGGGATTTGACCTTCCTGGGATCCAGGTGGCGGTCAAGCAGAGACGTTTTTATATGGAGGAGTCTGTTGCTTCCCATCTGCTTGGATACATAGGCGAAGTCAGCCAGGCAGAGCTTGATAATGAGAGTCTTTCAGAATACAAAAGTGGCGACTCTATTGGTAAGGCTGGCATAGAGAAGAGCTTCGAGAAGATTCTAAGGGGAAAGAGGGGCGAGGAGCTGGTCGAGGTCAATGCGGCTGGTATGGTTGTCAAGGTTATTAACTCAAGGGAGGCCGGGCCAGGCGACAATGTTTATCTTGCCATAGATGTCAATCTTCAAAAGAGGGCCGAAGCACTTCTTGCAGGAAAAGCAGCATCTCTTGTGGCAATGGACATATCAACAGGTCAGATTCTGGTTATGGCAAGCAGCCCTTCATATGATCAGAATCTTTTTATTGGCGGAATCTCCGGGCCCGAGTGGAAAAATTTAGTGACCAATCCCCTTAGGCCTCTTGAGAACAAGGTTATTCAGGCAGAATATCCGCCAGCCTCAACATATAAGATTATAACAGCCATGGCAGGCCTCGAAGAAGGCGTAGTAGACAGGAATACATCTTTTTTTTGTGGCGGTCAGTTAAAGCATGGGGATCGCTATTTCAGGTGCTGGAAAAAAGGTGGACACGGCCAGGTTGATGTTATTGATGCAATGGCTGAATCATGTGATGTCTATTTTTATCATGTCGGTCAGAGGCTCGGAGTTGACAGGATTGCCTGGTATGCAAAAGCCGCCGGTCTTGGGCAGCTTACTGGTATTGACCTGGATCATGAGGAAAAAGGACTGATACCAAGTTCCATATGGAAAAGGCAGAAAAAAAAGGTGCCTTGGCATAGTGGTGAAACACTTTCGATTTCGATAGGTCAGGGTTATGACCTTACGACGCCCATACAGATGCTTGGCGTAATCGCTGCTGTTGGTAATGGCGGCGTTAGGCTGCGTCCCCATCTTCTTAAGATGGTAAAAGCCCCTGACGGTGAAGTGGTTTATGAATCAAAGCCAGAAATAATAGGCCATCTTCCAGTTTCACAGGCTAATCTTCAGATAATAAAAGACGGCCTGTTCGAGGTTGTCAACACAAAACGCGGTACAGCCTCAATTGCGAGACTTCCTGATGCCACAATGTATGGCAAGACAGGAACAGCCCAGGTTATTGGCAGAAAAGGAGATGGCCCTGAGAGATTTGCCGATGACCAGAAACCCCATGCCTGGTTTGTTGCTTTTGCCGAAAAAGAAGGAAAGCCTGGAATAGCGCTTTCCGTCATGGTTGAGCATGGCGAGCATGGCTCAAGCGGAGCGGCACCAATAGCAAGGGATATAATAAGACTTTATTTTGATGGGGAAGGTGAAGACAGCCCCAATACAAATGATAAGAGCGTGGATGGAAATATTGAGTCGCCCGAGCTGCTCATTTTTTAG
- the rodA gene encoding rod shape-determining protein RodA, which produces MIGKREIDNFSWGLIAVIFLLGIVSTSTIYSALAGDPSGAGAGFALKQAIWYCAGFVAMLFISLFNYRILEKWGYAVFMACLLMLVAVLLFGKLVAGSRRWLDLGVFALQPSEFAKIGAIIVLAKYYSISMTVQGYNMRDLFAPVLLMLCPFVLILVQPDLGTALLIGFISISITLFVKVEKKTLIISVLCGIVVVISAWFFLLKEYQKQRIMTFLNPEHDPLGSGYHVIQSKIAIGSGMLFGKGYLKGTQSHLSFLPEQHTDFIFSVFTEEWGFVGAVTLLVLYMILIAIGLNIANNSRDHFGTVLCIGVLSMIFWQVFINVGMIMGLLPVVGVPLPLISYGGSSVLTTLIGCGIILNVGMRRFSNS; this is translated from the coding sequence ATGATAGGAAAAAGGGAAATAGACAATTTCAGCTGGGGGCTTATTGCTGTTATCTTTCTGTTAGGTATTGTCAGTACTTCTACTATATACAGCGCTCTGGCAGGAGATCCGTCCGGGGCAGGCGCCGGATTTGCGCTGAAGCAGGCCATCTGGTATTGCGCTGGTTTTGTTGCCATGCTTTTTATTTCCCTATTTAATTACAGGATTCTGGAAAAATGGGGATACGCTGTTTTTATGGCGTGCCTGTTAATGCTCGTAGCAGTTCTTCTTTTTGGAAAACTCGTGGCTGGCTCAAGAAGGTGGCTTGATTTAGGTGTTTTTGCCCTTCAGCCTTCAGAGTTCGCAAAAATCGGGGCTATTATCGTTCTTGCAAAGTATTATTCCATTAGCATGACAGTCCAGGGATATAATATGCGCGATCTTTTCGCACCTGTTCTTCTGATGCTCTGCCCTTTCGTGCTTATTCTCGTTCAGCCTGATCTGGGAACAGCTCTTCTTATAGGCTTTATTTCGATATCAATTACCCTTTTTGTCAAAGTAGAGAAGAAAACGCTTATTATAAGCGTCTTGTGTGGAATAGTCGTTGTTATCTCGGCATGGTTTTTTCTTTTGAAGGAATATCAGAAGCAAAGGATAATGACCTTTTTGAATCCTGAGCACGATCCTCTTGGATCCGGGTATCATGTAATACAATCAAAAATAGCTATAGGCTCGGGCATGCTTTTCGGTAAAGGATATCTAAAGGGAACCCAGAGCCATCTTTCATTTCTGCCGGAACAGCACACGGACTTTATTTTTTCAGTATTTACGGAAGAATGGGGATTTGTGGGCGCTGTTACCCTTCTGGTGCTATATATGATACTTATTGCAATAGGCCTAAATATAGCAAACAATTCAAGGGATCATTTCGGGACAGTGCTTTGCATCGGCGTATTATCCATGATTTTTTGGCAGGTATTCATCAATGTGGGGATGATCATGGGTCTACTCCCTGTCGTCGGGGTTCCGTTGCCACTGATAAGTTACGGAGGTTCGTCTGTCCTGACAACCCTTATTGGCTGCGGTATCATTCTGAATGTCGGAATGAGGCGCTTCAGTAATTCATAA
- a CDS encoding bactofilin family protein, whose product MEIKGSYIGKDTKIQGTLSFSGDIRIDGHVDGALSGGTTGRILISEKGYFEGKAEAERIEIRGVFRGDAKVDGFFVYAPGVAKGCIQSSSIFVEDGAKIFNSGD is encoded by the coding sequence ATGGAAATTAAAGGAAGTTACATAGGTAAAGACACAAAGATTCAGGGAACGCTTTCATTCAGCGGAGACATAAGAATTGACGGTCATGTGGACGGTGCTCTTTCAGGTGGAACCACAGGCAGAATCCTGATTTCTGAAAAAGGTTATTTTGAGGGTAAAGCAGAGGCCGAGAGAATAGAAATTAGGGGAGTGTTTCGTGGTGACGCAAAAGTAGACGGCTTTTTTGTATATGCTCCGGGTGTGGCCAAGGGGTGTATTCAGAGTTCATCAATATTTGTTGAGGATGGCGCAAAAATTTTTAATTCCGGGGATTAG
- a CDS encoding ATP synthase F0 subunit B — protein sequence MKIGLDISALMQIANFLCLILILDFVLYKPIRGILRQRKDKFEGLKGDIGTLAGEVEEKDAAFREAVKDARAKGMQAKDGIIGEAAAEEKRIVEEINKKAQADLAVVKAKISADAESARASLKKEVEAFAYAICEKILGRAV from the coding sequence ATGAAAATTGGTCTGGACATATCGGCGCTAATGCAAATTGCAAATTTTTTGTGCCTGATATTGATACTTGACTTTGTACTCTATAAACCAATCAGAGGCATTCTGAGACAGCGCAAGGACAAGTTTGAAGGTCTGAAGGGCGATATCGGAACCTTGGCCGGTGAAGTAGAGGAAAAAGATGCCGCTTTCCGCGAGGCTGTGAAAGACGCGAGGGCAAAAGGCATGCAGGCAAAAGATGGCATCATTGGAGAAGCTGCGGCCGAAGAGAAAAGAATTGTTGAAGAGATCAATAAAAAGGCTCAGGCAGATCTTGCGGTTGTAAAGGCCAAGATATCGGCTGATGCCGAAAGCGCCAGAGCATCCCTGAAAAAAGAAGTTGAAGCTTTTGCTTATGCAATTTGTGAAAAAATCTTGGGGAGGGCTGTTTAA
- a CDS encoding F0F1 ATP synthase subunit B family protein — translation MKYSMIRRSKARLGKQLALILPFLFAATVCWASGGGGGEHGGEGGGIAWSSTDWARVLNFVVLVSVLFFLLRKIVKDALKKRIDDISDELRTLESKKDEAESSLKACLDRVACLEDEAAKIIESYRKQGEEARTRILEEAKKAADRLEAQAKKNIEHEFESARKAIKDEIIAEALIKAEAIIKTGITTDDQDRLVDEYLKKVVA, via the coding sequence ATGAAGTATTCCATGATCCGCCGCAGTAAGGCCAGGCTGGGTAAACAGCTGGCGCTTATCCTGCCTTTTCTTTTTGCTGCCACAGTCTGCTGGGCTTCCGGAGGCGGAGGTGGTGAGCATGGAGGAGAGGGTGGAGGTATAGCATGGAGCAGTACGGACTGGGCAAGGGTGCTCAATTTTGTTGTGCTCGTAAGTGTATTGTTTTTCCTGCTTCGCAAAATCGTGAAAGATGCCCTGAAAAAAAGAATCGATGACATTTCCGACGAGCTCAGAACTCTTGAGTCCAAAAAGGACGAAGCTGAGTCCTCTCTAAAGGCATGTCTCGACAGGGTTGCCTGTCTCGAAGATGAGGCGGCAAAAATTATTGAATCTTATCGCAAACAGGGCGAAGAAGCCAGGACACGTATTCTTGAAGAGGCTAAGAAAGCCGCTGACAGACTCGAAGCTCAGGCAAAGAAGAATATTGAGCATGAATTCGAGAGCGCAAGAAAGGCGATAAAAGACGAAATAATTGCCGAAGCCCTTATAAAGGCGGAAGCTATTATTAAAACCGGAATCACAACAGATGACCAGGACCGTCTTGTTGACGAATATCTCAAAAAGGTGGTGGCATAA
- the atpH gene encoding ATP synthase F1 subunit delta, which yields MKKLAVARRYAKALIFIGKDDGLAESYKKELQEFSSLVESNNALAQAIMNPLYAKEDRRKVLVAIIKKAGLSQIMSSFVVLLFDKGRIQFLDDINRAYSKLFDELKNIARASVFAATELSAEALAKIQTGLGKMTGKEVIIDFSREPELIGGIITKIGDLVLDGSVRTQLRNLRESIKRGESV from the coding sequence ATGAAAAAATTAGCGGTGGCAAGGCGTTATGCCAAGGCACTTATATTTATCGGCAAGGATGACGGCCTGGCAGAGTCATATAAGAAAGAGCTGCAGGAGTTTTCATCACTCGTCGAAAGTAATAATGCCCTGGCCCAGGCCATTATGAATCCGCTCTACGCAAAGGAAGACAGGAGAAAGGTTCTCGTTGCGATAATAAAGAAAGCAGGCCTTTCCCAGATCATGTCTTCATTTGTGGTTCTTCTTTTTGACAAGGGCAGAATTCAGTTTCTGGATGATATAAACAGAGCTTACTCAAAGCTCTTTGATGAATTGAAGAATATAGCAAGGGCGAGTGTATTTGCTGCAACTGAGCTGTCAGCCGAAGCATTGGCCAAGATTCAGACAGGTCTCGGAAAGATGACTGGTAAAGAAGTCATTATAGACTTTAGCAGAGAACCTGAGCTCATTGGTGGCATAATAACCAAAATCGGGGATTTGGTTTTAGACGGCAGTGTCAGAACGCAGCTGCGCAACCTACGTGAATCCATAAAAAGGGGTGAGAGTGTCTAA
- the atpA gene encoding F0F1 ATP synthase subunit alpha — translation MEIRAEEISQIIKDQIKDYDKKVELSETGVVLSVGDGIARVYGLEKAMTMELVEFPGNILGLVLNLEEDNVGVALMGDDTYIKEGDIVKRTGKIAQVPVGEAVLGRVVTTLGEPIDGKGPINTPHSSRIEVVAPGVVQRKSVHEPMYTGIKAIDAMIPVGRGQRELVIGDRQIGKTALAVDAIINQKGKNVKCVYVACGQKKSSVAQVVAVLEANGAMEYTTVVAACASDPASLQYLAPYAGCAMGEYFRDKGEHALIIFDDLSKQAAAYRQVSLLLRRPPGREAFPGDVFYNHSRLLERAAKLSDALGAGSLTALPIVETQQGDVSAFIPTNVISITDGQIYLEPNLFFAGTRPAVNVGISVSRVGGSAQVKAMKQVAGSLRLDLAQYRELEAFAAFGSDLDEATQRQLTRGARLVEILKQPQYKPLSMEKQVTIIYAGTKGYLDKFPVSAVSKYEAGLYEFIEGRYPQLFTSMAEKQMIDGDVEALLQKVLAEYEEEFKDTIK, via the coding sequence ATGGAAATCAGAGCTGAAGAAATAAGCCAAATAATTAAGGATCAGATCAAGGATTATGACAAAAAGGTCGAGCTTAGCGAGACCGGTGTCGTTCTGTCCGTAGGTGACGGTATCGCACGTGTTTACGGCCTTGAAAAAGCTATGACCATGGAGCTGGTTGAATTTCCAGGAAACATTCTTGGTCTTGTGCTTAACCTTGAAGAAGATAACGTCGGTGTTGCGCTCATGGGCGATGACACATATATCAAGGAAGGCGACATTGTTAAGCGTACCGGCAAGATTGCGCAGGTTCCGGTTGGTGAAGCGGTTCTCGGCCGTGTTGTCACAACCCTTGGTGAGCCTATAGATGGCAAGGGGCCGATCAATACACCTCATTCAAGCCGTATCGAAGTTGTTGCCCCTGGTGTTGTTCAGAGAAAGAGCGTTCACGAACCGATGTATACCGGTATCAAGGCTATTGATGCTATGATCCCAGTAGGCAGAGGACAGCGCGAACTTGTAATTGGTGACCGTCAGATCGGTAAAACCGCCCTTGCAGTTGACGCCATAATCAATCAGAAGGGCAAAAATGTAAAATGCGTTTATGTCGCATGCGGCCAGAAAAAATCCTCGGTTGCCCAGGTTGTTGCTGTTCTTGAAGCAAATGGAGCAATGGAATATACAACAGTTGTTGCTGCCTGCGCATCTGACCCTGCATCCCTTCAGTATCTTGCTCCTTACGCCGGATGCGCAATGGGCGAGTATTTCCGTGACAAGGGTGAGCATGCACTAATAATATTCGACGACCTTTCAAAGCAGGCTGCTGCTTATCGTCAGGTTTCTCTTCTTCTTAGACGTCCACCAGGACGTGAAGCATTCCCTGGCGACGTTTTCTACAATCACTCACGTCTCCTTGAGCGCGCTGCAAAGCTGAGTGATGCACTGGGTGCAGGTTCTCTTACTGCGCTTCCGATTGTTGAAACCCAGCAGGGTGACGTTTCCGCTTTCATTCCGACAAACGTTATTTCAATTACAGACGGCCAGATTTACCTTGAGCCAAACCTTTTCTTTGCGGGTACCCGTCCTGCGGTTAACGTTGGTATTTCAGTATCCCGCGTTGGTGGTTCCGCCCAGGTAAAGGCAATGAAGCAAGTCGCAGGCTCGCTCCGCCTTGACCTTGCACAGTATCGTGAACTTGAGGCATTTGCGGCTTTTGGTTCTGACCTTGATGAAGCGACCCAGAGACAGCTTACACGTGGCGCGAGACTCGTTGAAATTCTTAAGCAGCCTCAGTACAAACCACTTTCAATGGAAAAGCAGGTAACAATAATTTATGCCGGTACCAAGGGGTATCTTGATAAATTTCCTGTGAGTGCAGTTTCCAAGTATGAAGCGGGCCTTTATGAGTTCATTGAAGGACGTTATCCTCAGCTTTTCACATCAATGGCGGAAAAGCAGATGATTGACGGTGACGTGGAAGCTCTTCTTCAGAAAGTACTGGCAGAGTATGAAGAAGAATTCAAGGACACTATAAAGTAA
- the atpG gene encoding ATP synthase F1 subunit gamma, which produces MAKLKEIKLKISGVKKTKQITKAMNMVAASRLRGSQRSMEQFRPYAAKFAEVLGSLAARSGSVNNPLLTPKEEVRKVHFVLCTSDRGLCGGFNINLVEALEDFVKEEFSSDVQVTLSCFGKKGRDWALQNDYNVLDSHVGVIGSRIGFHIASGAGQNLVNSFLQGEWDEVYLISSKFKSMSRQIAEVEKILPIPPIEASDTEEAEGYEPEHICEPSTVELFNEMLPKSVYIKLFSAFLETSTSEHAARMVAMDNATRACNDLIKDLVILFNKARQAAITADLIDIVGGAEALKG; this is translated from the coding sequence ATGGCTAAACTCAAGGAAATAAAACTAAAAATTTCCGGTGTTAAAAAGACCAAACAGATCACCAAAGCAATGAATATGGTTGCTGCTTCCAGGCTTCGCGGCAGCCAGAGATCAATGGAACAGTTCAGGCCTTACGCAGCAAAATTTGCGGAGGTTCTTGGAAGTCTTGCGGCAAGATCCGGCAGTGTAAACAATCCGCTTCTGACTCCAAAGGAAGAAGTCAGGAAAGTACATTTTGTTCTTTGCACATCAGACAGAGGCCTTTGCGGCGGTTTCAACATAAACCTTGTCGAGGCTCTCGAAGATTTTGTGAAGGAAGAGTTTTCTTCTGATGTTCAGGTTACACTTTCCTGTTTTGGTAAAAAAGGAAGAGACTGGGCTTTGCAGAATGACTACAATGTTCTTGATTCACACGTTGGAGTGATTGGGTCAAGGATTGGATTCCATATTGCTTCGGGCGCCGGCCAGAATCTGGTTAACAGTTTTCTTCAGGGCGAATGGGATGAGGTTTACCTTATATCCTCTAAGTTCAAGAGTATGAGCAGGCAGATTGCTGAAGTTGAAAAAATACTTCCCATTCCGCCTATTGAAGCCAGTGATACTGAAGAAGCCGAAGGTTATGAGCCGGAACATATATGTGAGCCATCAACTGTAGAGCTTTTTAATGAAATGCTTCCAAAGAGTGTGTACATCAAACTCTTCAGTGCATTTCTTGAAACCTCCACCAGCGAGCATGCTGCGCGTATGGTGGCAATGGATAATGCTACCAGGGCATGCAACGATCTTATCAAGGATCTTGTTATACTTTTCAACAAGGCGAGACAGGCTGCCATTACGGCTGATTTGATTGATATCGTCGGTGGTGCTGAAGCCCTTAAAGGTTAG